A window of the Deinococcus gobiensis I-0 genome harbors these coding sequences:
- the queC gene encoding 7-cyano-7-deazaguanine synthase QueC has protein sequence MIDMQKRAVVLLSGGLDSSTVLGLTVREGYACTALSFRYGQRHTVELERAATIARQFGSDHRVIDINIGSFGGSALTDEAMDVPTGGTQDGVIPPTYVPGRNTVFIAVALSLAEAIGAERVCLGINAVDYSGYPDCRPEYLAAYQTLADLASKAGLEGRGAVLTAPLLAMSKVDIVRAALDVGVPIGETWSCYQGGKEPCGVCDSCMIRDKALAEAGHPELTGPASPYHQG, from the coding sequence ATGATCGACATGCAAAAACGCGCCGTGGTGCTGCTCTCGGGCGGGCTGGACTCCAGCACCGTGCTGGGCCTGACCGTGCGCGAGGGCTACGCCTGCACGGCCCTCTCCTTCCGCTACGGGCAGCGGCACACCGTCGAGCTGGAACGCGCCGCGACCATCGCCCGACAGTTCGGTTCCGACCACCGCGTCATCGACATCAATATCGGCTCGTTCGGCGGCAGCGCCCTGACCGACGAGGCGATGGACGTGCCCACCGGGGGCACCCAGGACGGCGTGATTCCGCCGACCTACGTGCCGGGGCGCAACACGGTGTTCATCGCGGTGGCCCTGAGCCTCGCAGAGGCCATCGGCGCCGAGCGGGTCTGCCTGGGCATCAACGCGGTGGACTACAGCGGCTACCCCGACTGCCGCCCGGAGTACCTCGCGGCCTATCAGACCCTCGCCGACCTCGCCAGCAAGGCGGGGCTGGAGGGACGCGGCGCGGTACTCACGGCGCCCCTGCTGGCCATGTCGAAGGTGGACATCGTGCGCGCGGCGCTGGACGTCGGCGTGCCCATCGGGGAGACCTGGAGCTGCTACCAGGGCGGCAAGGAGCCTTGCGGCGTGTGCGACTCCTGCATGATCCGCGACAAGGCGCTGGCCGAGGCCGGACACCCGGAGCTGACCGGCCCGGCCTCGCCCTACCACCAGGGCTGA
- a CDS encoding DMT family transporter yields MTSRLRGLLLLILVTAVWGSTFAVVKQLGEVLPPAVLIAWRFLIAALALLPAALLLRPARPAVAPASPLWRDGLLLGAWLIAGYGTQTVALQTTGANRAAFFTALSVVLVPLWLVAAQRRRIPAVLWAALPLAVAGLALLSWEGGRLVVGDLWALACAVTYAGFIVTLEKVARNHAPLPFTLAQVLAVAGLALVWAAVAEPGRLLPPPGAWGPLLYLGVVATALTTLLQTVGQRHVSAAEASLVYTLEPVAATAFSFVLIGEQVGVRGLLGGLLVVGATILSTRGDEAPHAELPAPAPER; encoded by the coding sequence ATGACCTCCCGTCTGCGCGGCCTGCTTCTTCTCATCCTCGTGACGGCGGTCTGGGGCAGCACCTTCGCGGTGGTCAAGCAGCTTGGCGAGGTCCTGCCCCCGGCGGTGCTCATCGCGTGGCGCTTTCTGATCGCGGCGCTGGCCCTGTTGCCGGCGGCCCTGCTGCTGCGCCCGGCCCGGCCCGCTGTGGCCCCGGCTTCGCCGCTGTGGCGCGATGGCCTGCTGCTCGGGGCGTGGCTCATCGCCGGGTACGGCACCCAGACGGTCGCCCTCCAGACCACCGGGGCCAACCGCGCCGCCTTCTTCACGGCCCTGAGCGTGGTGCTCGTGCCTCTATGGCTGGTGGCCGCGCAGCGCCGCCGAATTCCGGCCGTGCTGTGGGCCGCCCTGCCGCTGGCGGTGGCCGGACTGGCCCTGCTCTCCTGGGAAGGGGGGCGGTTGGTGGTGGGCGACCTGTGGGCGCTGGCCTGCGCCGTGACCTACGCGGGCTTCATCGTCACGCTGGAAAAGGTGGCCCGCAACCACGCGCCGTTGCCCTTCACGCTGGCGCAAGTGCTGGCGGTCGCGGGCCTGGCGCTGGTCTGGGCGGCGGTAGCCGAGCCGGGGCGTCTGCTGCCTCCGCCGGGGGCGTGGGGCCCGCTGCTGTACCTCGGTGTGGTGGCGACCGCCCTGACCACACTGCTCCAGACGGTCGGCCAGCGTCACGTCAGCGCCGCCGAGGCGAGTCTGGTCTACACCCTGGAGCCGGTCGCGGCCACGGCCTTCAGCTTCGTGCTCATCGGCGAGCAAGTGGGGGTGCGGGGGCTGCTGGGGGGACTGCTGGTCGTGGGCGCGACGATCCTGAGCACGCGGGGCGACGAGGCCCCGCACGCCGAACTGCCCGCTCCAGCCCCAGAGCGTTGA